CACGCATGACCCCGGCAACCTGCGTCAGGAAATGATCCCACCGCTCCGGCTGAGCCGTAGCAATCACCACGTATCCGAGCGATTTCACACCCATCAGCCCTCTGCCCCTTTGACCAGATCGAGAAAATACGGCCGCTCTCCCCCGCCATCGACCTGGAGGCGGGCGCCGCTGACATAGGCGGCAAGCGGCGAACACAGATAAAGGACGGCGTCGGCGATATCCTGGCCCCGCCCCATCCGCCCGAGCGGAATCGATTGCCCAACCGCGGCCTGGGCTTCGGCCGAACCGTATGTCGCCTCGGCGGTTTCCGTCTGCATCAGGCCGACGATCAGCGCGTTCACCCTGATCCCCGCGCGGCCCCACTCCTGCGCCAGGCTCTGCGTGAGGTTGAGCAACCCGGCTTTCGCGGCGCCGTACACAGCGGTGCCAGGTGCCGGGCGGGCGCCCGCGACGCTGGCGATGTTGACGATACTGCCGCCGCCCCGCCCGGCCATGTGCCGGTGCGCGGCTTGCGCCATGTAGAGGGGGCCGAGCAGGTTGAGCCTGACGATCGCTTCGGCAAAACG
This region of Tsuneonella aeria genomic DNA includes:
- a CDS encoding SDR family oxidoreductase, with the translated sequence MSPPSARIDLTGQTAIVTGGTRGIGRAIAVALVQAGCDVTVCGRAQPDDLPDGVRFEAVDVRDPEAAAAFVDKVAARHGGLDILVNNAGGSPESDAATASPRFAEAIVRLNLLGPLYMAQAAHRHMAGRGGGSIVNIASVAGARPAPGTAVYGAAKAGLLNLTQSLAQEWGRAGIRVNALIVGLMQTETAEATYGSAEAQAAVGQSIPLGRMGRGQDIADAVLYLCSPLAAYVSGARLQVDGGGERPYFLDLVKGAEG